One region of Miscanthus floridulus cultivar M001 chromosome 19, ASM1932011v1, whole genome shotgun sequence genomic DNA includes:
- the LOC136525507 gene encoding uncharacterized protein: MAVVLRYVDKCGIVKERFVGLVHVKETNSASLKSAIDALFADLKLSLKQVRGQGYDGASNIRALQRKDQDIVNAIKCVKAMKCQLDELRKEKWVKLLDDVHGFCDKNDICKLKMEDEYIDPKKRRHKSGITNEHYYQVDCFNDVIDWLLQELDSRFNETSSQLLVCSAAFSPRDSFHDFSIENLMSLAKLYPHDFDSGNLRDLNHELDLYIYDVRDDERFSDLQTVAELSQTMVKTRKHEEPTNCCRAFSNNGED, encoded by the exons ATGGCAGTGGTCTTAAGATATGTAGATAAATGTGGAATTGTTAAAGAGAGATTTGTTGGTCTTGTTCATGTGAAAGAAACAAATTCTGCAAGTCTCAAGTCTGCTATTGATGCATTATTTGCTGATCTTAAGTTAAGCCTAAAGCAAGTTAGAGGCCAAGGATATGATGGTGCTAGCAATATCCGAG CATTGCAACGGAAGGATCAGGACATAGTGAATGCTATTAAATGTGTGAAAGCAATGAAGTGCCAATTGGATGAACTTAGAAAAGAAAAGTGGGTGAAACTATTAGATGATGTGCATGGATTTTGTGACAAGAATGATATTTGCAAATTGAAAATGGAAGATGAATATATTGATCCAAAGAAGCGGAGGCATAAATCTGGAATTACAAATGAGCATTATTATCAAGTAGATTGTTTTAATGATGTTATTGATTGGCTACTTCAAGAGCTTGATAGCCGCTTCAATGAGACAAGCTCTCAATTGCTTGTTTGCTCAGCTGCTTTTAGTCCAAGAGACTCATTCCATGATTTTAGTATAGAAAATTTGATGAGCCTAGCGAAGCTTTATCCACATGATTTTGATTCTGGGAATTTGAGGGATCTTAACCACGAGCTTGACCTCTACATATATGATGTGAGAGATGATGAAAGGTTCTCCGACCTACAAACTGTTGCCGAGCTTTCTCAAACAATGGTGAAGACTAGAAAACACGAAGAACCTACAAACTGTTGCCGAGCTTTCTCAAACAATGGTGAAGACTAG